One genomic window of Hymenobacter sp. J193 includes the following:
- a CDS encoding FtsL-like putative cell division protein, producing MAINIIKPTASQPRANVPRYVEPEPAPLPEPPAPKPTPEPEVRERRPKVEAPRSSWSVFSLLERVTNMDGLFREGLPVRFLPHVLFIMFLTLVYIGNTHYALRMNRSIQKLKLETEDLRADYTTLKSDYMEASKQSEVARRVAAYGLVESSSPPFRITVPAGRLDEAELDRVPLLTADSVAAQAIADSALRAQQAVAPLTGSPDDDLVGAPPVPVGVPTTEAAAAPAASAPRSAPRRDERKR from the coding sequence GTGGCTATCAATATCATTAAACCTACCGCCAGCCAGCCCCGCGCCAACGTGCCCCGCTACGTGGAGCCGGAACCTGCGCCGTTGCCAGAGCCCCCGGCACCCAAGCCTACGCCTGAGCCGGAAGTGCGCGAGCGGCGCCCTAAGGTAGAAGCACCGCGTAGCTCCTGGAGCGTATTCTCGCTGCTGGAGCGCGTCACGAACATGGATGGCCTGTTCCGGGAAGGCCTGCCCGTACGCTTTCTGCCGCACGTGCTGTTTATCATGTTCCTGACGCTGGTGTATATCGGCAACACGCACTACGCCCTGCGCATGAACCGCAGCATCCAGAAGCTTAAGCTGGAAACCGAAGACCTGCGCGCCGACTACACTACCCTGAAGTCGGACTACATGGAAGCTAGCAAGCAAAGCGAAGTGGCCCGCCGCGTAGCCGCCTACGGGCTGGTGGAAAGCTCCTCGCCGCCTTTCCGTATTACAGTTCCCGCCGGCCGCCTCGACGAAGCCGAGCTGGACCGCGTGCCCCTGCTCACGGCCGACTCCGTGGCCGCCCAGGCCATTGCCGATTCGGCTCTGCGCGCCCAGCAGGCGGTGGCTCCGCTCACGGGCTCCCCCGATGATGATCTGGTAGGTGCCCCGCCCGTGCCGGTAGGCGTGCCTACTACCGAAGCTGCGGCCGCTCCGGCCGCTTCTGCCCCTCGTTCTGCCCCGCGTAGAGATGAAAGGAAACGTTAA
- the rsmH gene encoding 16S rRNA (cytosine(1402)-N(4))-methyltransferase RsmH, with the protein MSSPETYQNDAAYHRPVMLRECLEALDLQPGGRYVDVTFGGGGHSSRILEHLTTGHLYSFDQDADAEREAAQLARPQFTFIRANFRHLHRELARHGALPVDGLLADLGVSSHQFDTPERGFSTRFDGPLDMRMNAEDGPSAADVLNEYSEAELHRIFGMYGEVTNARTLAHTVVSGRRGAGIQTIGELKKAIASCTPRGKENKYLAQVFQALRIEVNDEMAALQDMLLQTAEVLRPGGRLVVMSYHSLEDRLVKNFLAKGKFFGEAEKNLFGHTSTPFEVLTRKPVEATAEELALNTRARSAKLRIAIKN; encoded by the coding sequence ATGAGTTCCCCGGAAACTTACCAAAACGACGCCGCCTACCACCGCCCCGTAATGCTGCGCGAGTGCCTGGAGGCGCTCGACCTGCAGCCTGGTGGCCGTTACGTAGACGTTACCTTCGGGGGCGGCGGCCACTCCAGCCGCATCCTGGAGCACCTGACCACCGGCCACCTCTACAGCTTCGACCAGGACGCCGACGCCGAGCGGGAAGCCGCGCAGCTGGCCCGGCCGCAGTTCACGTTTATCCGCGCCAACTTTCGCCACCTGCACCGGGAGCTAGCCCGGCACGGCGCCCTGCCCGTGGATGGGCTGCTGGCCGACCTGGGCGTGTCGTCGCACCAGTTCGATACCCCGGAGCGCGGCTTCAGCACCCGCTTCGACGGGCCGCTGGATATGCGCATGAACGCCGAGGACGGCCCCAGCGCCGCCGACGTGCTGAACGAGTATAGCGAAGCCGAGCTGCACCGCATCTTCGGGATGTACGGGGAAGTGACCAACGCCCGCACGCTGGCCCATACCGTGGTGAGTGGCCGGCGCGGCGCGGGCATCCAGACTATTGGTGAGCTGAAAAAAGCCATTGCCAGCTGCACCCCGCGCGGCAAGGAAAACAAGTACCTGGCCCAGGTTTTTCAGGCCCTACGCATCGAAGTAAACGACGAAATGGCGGCGCTACAGGATATGCTGCTGCAAACGGCCGAGGTGCTACGGCCCGGTGGTCGGCTGGTGGTGATGAGCTACCATTCCCTGGAAGACCGACTGGTAAAGAACTTTCTGGCCAAGGGTAAATTCTTCGGCGAAGCCGAGAAAAACCTGTTTGGCCACACGTCTACGCCCTTTGAGGTGCTCACGCGCAAGCCCGTGGAGGCCACAGCTGAAGAGCTGGCCCTCAACACCCGTGCCCGCAGCGCCAAGCTTCGCATTGCAATTAAGAATTAG
- the mraZ gene encoding division/cell wall cluster transcriptional repressor MraZ gives MNLLSGEYECKLDPKGRLVLPAKVKASLPESSGNQLVLVRGFEPCLVLYPRAAWRVIHEKVMALDEFNEEYRQFQRNFFRGMTEVELDAIGRFGLPRTMLRYAGIEKEAIIVGMGNRCEIWDPTRYDDFLIKDQQSFSKLAQKFLTTETGPSPLAA, from the coding sequence ATGAATCTTCTCTCCGGCGAATACGAGTGCAAGCTGGACCCGAAAGGGCGCTTGGTGCTGCCGGCCAAGGTGAAGGCCAGCCTGCCCGAATCGTCGGGCAACCAATTGGTGCTGGTGCGCGGGTTTGAGCCCTGCCTGGTGCTGTACCCGCGGGCCGCCTGGCGCGTGATTCACGAGAAGGTGATGGCGCTGGATGAGTTCAACGAGGAGTACAGGCAGTTTCAGCGCAACTTTTTCCGGGGCATGACGGAGGTAGAGCTCGACGCCATCGGGCGCTTTGGGCTGCCACGTACTATGCTGCGCTACGCCGGCATCGAGAAGGAAGCCATTATCGTGGGCATGGGCAACCGCTGCGAAATCTGGGACCCCACCCGCTACGATGACTTCCTCATCAAAGACCAGCAGAGCTTCTCCAAGCTGGCCCAGAAATTCCTGACCACCGAAACCGGGCCTAGCCCCCTGGCCGCATGA
- a CDS encoding TonB-dependent receptor, with protein sequence MNRFSGFGGLCAAALLLSSTPALLAQTAALAPVRGQVTDAASSSPLPGAVVRWLGTTDAASADERGGFSIVRPAQAGVPRLIVSFLGYRPDTLTVAAEGTPYLRVALRRGTELAEVKVEGRTQAYSALTPTNSQVITSRDLTKSACCNLAESFETNAAVEVSTTDAVSGAKQIQLLGLDGAYSLLTVDNQPALRGLSTPYRLGYLSGTWIESIDIIKGMGSVVNGYESISGQVNVRLKEPDKTDRLLFNAYGNDLGKFDLNLNLASPVGKRGSTVLLLHTDHLGRRVDRNHDNFLDLPLATQYNVLNKWKYKSDKGLVAEAGVGALRETRQGGQIGFRESNPAGYYGTTMTATRYTGFTKTSYTWPGRPYQSLGLLLNGTAYSFDSQYGRRTYNGTQNTGQATLLFQSILGTTAHTYRLGMSYLHDNYRELYRTGLLDPNETPAQRYARENRRRQERVPGAFAEYTYQNAKNLTLVGGLRLDQHNLYGWFLTPRLNVKYDATASTILRVAAGRGTRVANPLAENTGMLVSSREFTLLPDLQPERAWNVGGSFTQYFTVASRPATFVADYYHTEFQNQVVADMYSSPDRLLISNLYGRSFSRSLQMEVQVEPLKGLQAKAAYKFLDVQTSYGGQLLPKFLTPRHRLFANLSYATAFDKWRFDLTGQWFGRRPLAMSPGTAHSDPYHDPLPNTPTADELSYTPRYVLFNAQVTRAFKRWEVYAGAENLLNYRQPNPIIGASDPFGPNFDAAMVWGPTFGRLTYAGLRFRLQ encoded by the coding sequence ATGAATCGTTTTTCCGGGTTTGGCGGCCTGTGCGCCGCTGCCCTGCTGCTAAGCAGCACTCCAGCCCTGCTGGCCCAAACTGCTGCCCTGGCCCCCGTGCGCGGGCAGGTTACCGACGCCGCTTCTTCCTCTCCCCTGCCTGGCGCCGTGGTGCGCTGGCTCGGCACTACCGATGCCGCCTCGGCTGATGAGCGGGGTGGGTTTTCCATCGTAAGGCCCGCCCAGGCTGGTGTGCCCCGACTTATTGTGAGTTTTCTGGGCTACCGCCCCGATACGCTGACGGTGGCCGCCGAAGGCACGCCCTACCTGCGCGTGGCGTTGCGTCGGGGCACGGAGCTGGCTGAGGTGAAAGTGGAAGGCCGCACCCAGGCGTACTCGGCCCTTACGCCCACCAACTCCCAGGTAATCACCAGCCGCGACCTGACGAAATCGGCCTGCTGCAACCTGGCCGAAAGCTTTGAAACCAACGCCGCCGTGGAGGTTTCGACCACCGATGCCGTGTCGGGCGCCAAGCAGATTCAGCTGCTGGGCCTGGATGGCGCCTACTCTCTGCTGACGGTAGACAACCAACCGGCTTTGCGCGGCTTGTCCACGCCGTACCGGCTGGGGTACTTGTCGGGCACCTGGATTGAGAGCATCGACATCATCAAAGGCATGGGCTCGGTGGTGAACGGCTACGAGTCGATTTCGGGGCAGGTGAACGTGCGCCTCAAGGAGCCCGACAAAACCGACCGGCTCTTATTTAACGCCTACGGCAACGACCTGGGCAAATTCGACCTGAACCTGAACCTGGCCAGCCCGGTGGGCAAGCGCGGCAGCACCGTGCTGCTGCTGCACACCGACCACCTGGGCCGCCGCGTGGACCGCAACCACGACAACTTTCTGGATTTGCCGCTGGCCACGCAGTACAACGTGCTCAATAAGTGGAAGTATAAGTCGGACAAGGGCCTGGTGGCAGAAGCGGGCGTAGGCGCCCTGCGCGAAACGCGCCAGGGTGGTCAGATAGGTTTCCGGGAAAGCAACCCGGCGGGCTACTACGGCACCACCATGACGGCCACGCGCTATACCGGCTTCACCAAAACCTCCTACACCTGGCCCGGCCGGCCCTACCAGAGCCTGGGGCTGCTGCTGAACGGCACCGCGTATAGCTTCGACTCGCAGTACGGCCGCCGCACTTACAATGGCACCCAGAACACCGGGCAGGCGACGCTGCTGTTTCAGAGCATCCTGGGTACTACGGCGCACACCTACCGGCTGGGGATGAGCTACCTGCACGACAACTACCGGGAGCTGTACCGCACGGGCCTGCTCGACCCCAACGAAACGCCTGCCCAGCGCTATGCCCGCGAAAACCGCCGCCGCCAGGAGCGTGTGCCCGGGGCTTTTGCTGAGTACACCTATCAGAACGCCAAAAACCTGACGCTGGTAGGTGGCCTCCGCCTCGACCAACACAACCTCTACGGCTGGTTTCTGACGCCCCGCCTCAACGTGAAGTACGACGCCACGGCCTCCACCATTCTGCGGGTAGCCGCTGGCCGGGGCACGCGCGTGGCTAATCCCTTGGCCGAAAACACGGGCATGCTGGTATCGTCGCGGGAGTTTACTCTTCTGCCCGACCTGCAGCCCGAGCGGGCCTGGAACGTGGGCGGCTCCTTCACGCAGTACTTCACCGTAGCCAGCCGGCCCGCCACCTTCGTGGCCGACTACTACCACACCGAGTTCCAGAACCAGGTGGTGGCCGATATGTACTCCTCGCCAGACCGGCTGCTGATTTCCAACCTGTACGGCCGCTCCTTCTCGCGCAGCCTGCAAATGGAAGTGCAGGTAGAGCCGCTGAAAGGCCTGCAGGCCAAGGCCGCGTATAAGTTTCTGGACGTGCAAACCAGCTACGGCGGCCAGCTGCTGCCCAAGTTCCTGACGCCCCGCCACCGCCTGTTTGCTAACCTGAGCTACGCTACGGCCTTCGACAAGTGGCGCTTCGACCTCACAGGCCAGTGGTTTGGCCGCCGCCCGCTGGCCATGAGCCCTGGCACCGCCCACTCCGACCCGTACCACGACCCGCTGCCCAATACGCCTACCGCCGACGAGCTGAGCTACACGCCTCGCTACGTGCTGTTCAATGCCCAGGTGACGCGCGCCTTCAAGCGCTGGGAGGTGTACGCTGGGGCCGAAAACCTGCTCAACTACCGCCAGCCCAACCCCATCATTGGCGCCTCCGACCCCTTCGGCCCGAACTTTGATGCTGCCATGGTGTGGGGCCCCACGTTCGGTCGCCTTACTTACGCCGGTCTGCGTTTCCGGCTGCAATAA
- a CDS encoding heavy-metal-associated domain-containing protein: MKTLQTLLCTLALVLTAQFAQAQTAAADTKVKTKTSGETLKIKTSAVCDMCKARLEKSLAYEKGVQSAVLDVSSQVLTVTYRADKTSADKLRAAVQQTGYDADAKPADERAYTRLPDCCKKTNEVH, from the coding sequence ATGAAGACCCTGCAAACCCTGCTGTGCACCCTGGCCCTGGTTTTGACCGCGCAATTTGCGCAGGCCCAGACGGCCGCAGCTGACACCAAAGTAAAAACCAAAACCAGCGGCGAGACGCTCAAAATCAAGACCTCAGCCGTGTGCGACATGTGCAAGGCCCGGCTGGAGAAGTCCCTGGCCTATGAAAAGGGCGTGCAGAGCGCGGTGCTCGACGTGTCCTCGCAGGTGCTGACGGTAACGTACCGCGCCGATAAAACCTCGGCCGACAAGCTGCGCGCCGCCGTGCAGCAAACCGGTTACGATGCCGACGCCAAGCCCGCCGATGAGCGCGCCTACACCCGCCTGCCCGACTGCTGCAAGAAAACCAACGAGGTGCATTAG
- a CDS encoding LytTR family DNA-binding domain-containing protein, which yields MKISCALLDDDPLVLDLLQAYAAMTDVLDVKAVFNDPVEAHTYLLNHEVQVLFSDVTMPHLSGLDLVRSLRQPPLVVLMTAFPQYAMEAFNLDVIDFLLKPITLDRFLRAVNKVAGLLRTTEPGLAASELQAAESGSFFIRTDAQFVRLHYRDVLYIEALKDFTKLHTSDGRTHLTLVNLKNLEEQLPAGLFVRTHRSYLVNAALIDSVSNLEVRVGSHCLPLGHTYRERVTERIVHRSLIRRQH from the coding sequence ATGAAAATATCCTGTGCCTTGCTCGACGACGACCCGCTGGTGCTGGACCTGCTGCAGGCCTACGCAGCCATGACTGATGTGCTGGACGTGAAAGCCGTGTTCAACGACCCGGTAGAGGCGCATACGTATCTGCTCAACCACGAAGTGCAGGTACTCTTCTCCGACGTGACGATGCCCCATCTGAGCGGCCTCGACCTGGTTCGGTCGCTGCGGCAGCCACCGCTGGTGGTCCTTATGACGGCTTTTCCGCAGTATGCCATGGAAGCTTTCAACCTGGACGTTATCGACTTTCTGCTGAAGCCCATTACGCTGGACCGCTTTCTGCGGGCCGTAAATAAAGTAGCCGGGCTGTTGCGCACTACCGAACCCGGCCTGGCTGCCTCAGAGCTGCAGGCGGCGGAATCCGGGTCGTTTTTTATTCGCACCGATGCTCAGTTTGTGCGCCTGCACTACCGGGACGTGCTTTATATCGAAGCCCTGAAGGACTTCACCAAGCTCCACACTTCTGACGGGCGCACGCACCTTACGCTGGTCAACCTCAAAAACCTGGAAGAGCAGCTACCAGCCGGCTTGTTTGTGCGCACGCACCGCTCCTACTTGGTCAATGCGGCCCTTATCGATTCTGTCAGCAACTTAGAAGTACGCGTAGGCAGCCACTGCCTGCCCCTGGGCCACACCTACCGCGAGCGGGTAACGGAGCGCATTGTGCACCGGTCACTTATCCGGCGGCAGCACTAA
- a CDS encoding tetratricopeptide repeat protein yields MCSCFMCPARLLPLLFLWLCAHAVRGMQPVPDTASSFLTQRKLPAQLPTSPLSSPNPAESLRIAQRRLQISPAPRTRAYMRMAVALLDLRRYNEALEHAQLALQQGEAYRDTATTALTYDLLGRVQVARGDSGRARHWYRRALTKFVQLRDQRNQAIVHEHLGDLYASQQAWEQAAGSYQQASFLWQRLTEPARAAVGLHAVGRMYLAQDSFPQALQYLQQSTQRSRQLHDSVATGYVLHSVGQLYMAMGKYPAARQVYLEALAAMPRRQDLSLLAMLYEALAATHDSTGNLAAAERYFLRAVPLAQRSGNKRQLSNLYLSLSELHRRQGRFPNAFKALTQHILLADSVAAEERRSEVAEIRMRYETEKKEQEIVALQKERHRQEANLQRQMWWRNGLGLGAVLLLLLAGGLYLARRRQAAINGLLSRKNLAIQRQKEELDRLNRSKDMLFSVISHDLRSPLSSLYTLLSLLNLGSVPPERLATHMDRLTRTLNTTLELLDNLLNWAMTQMRDEGVQTRVLPLEVVAAECVALLTLDAERKGVELRNELPPCLVRADENMCRLILRNLLSNAIKFTPGGGTVTVSGRRRGTEWEIAVTDTGVGIAPPNQEKLRQATIGYTTPGTAREEGTGLGLRLCQEFTELNGGRLTFDSVEGQGSVFRFTLPAADPETGVALSAAAG; encoded by the coding sequence ATGTGCTCCTGCTTTATGTGCCCCGCCCGCCTGCTGCCCCTGCTGTTCCTTTGGCTATGCGCCCACGCTGTGCGAGGTATGCAGCCCGTGCCGGATACTGCGAGCAGCTTCCTGACGCAGCGTAAACTGCCGGCTCAGCTGCCCACGTCGCCGCTGTCTTCACCCAACCCGGCGGAGTCGTTGCGGATAGCCCAGCGCAGGCTGCAGATCAGTCCGGCTCCCCGCACCCGCGCTTATATGCGGATGGCCGTGGCCCTGCTGGATCTGCGCCGCTACAACGAAGCCCTGGAACATGCCCAACTGGCCCTGCAGCAGGGCGAAGCCTACCGCGACACTGCTACCACCGCTCTTACCTATGACCTGCTGGGACGGGTGCAGGTGGCGCGCGGCGACAGTGGCCGGGCCCGCCACTGGTACCGCCGGGCCCTAACTAAATTCGTTCAGCTCCGGGACCAGCGTAATCAGGCTATTGTGCACGAGCACCTCGGCGACCTGTATGCCAGCCAGCAGGCCTGGGAGCAGGCTGCCGGAAGCTACCAGCAGGCCAGCTTCCTCTGGCAGCGGCTGACTGAGCCAGCCCGGGCGGCGGTGGGCCTGCACGCGGTAGGACGGATGTACCTGGCTCAAGACAGCTTTCCGCAGGCATTGCAGTATCTGCAGCAAAGTACCCAGCGCTCCAGGCAGCTGCACGACAGCGTAGCTACCGGGTACGTGTTGCATAGCGTAGGGCAATTGTACATGGCTATGGGAAAGTACCCGGCGGCCCGGCAGGTATACCTGGAGGCGCTGGCTGCCATGCCCCGGCGGCAGGACCTGTCGCTGCTGGCAATGCTCTACGAGGCCCTGGCTGCCACCCACGACTCTACGGGGAACCTGGCGGCGGCGGAGCGGTACTTTTTGCGGGCGGTACCGCTGGCGCAACGCAGCGGCAACAAGCGTCAGCTCAGCAACCTTTACTTAAGCTTGTCGGAGCTGCACCGGCGGCAGGGGCGCTTCCCCAATGCCTTTAAGGCCCTTACGCAGCATATCCTGCTGGCCGACAGCGTGGCGGCGGAGGAGCGCAGATCGGAGGTGGCCGAAATCAGAATGCGCTACGAAACGGAGAAGAAGGAGCAGGAAATCGTAGCACTCCAGAAAGAGCGGCACCGCCAGGAAGCCAACCTGCAGCGGCAGATGTGGTGGCGCAATGGGTTGGGACTCGGGGCCGTGCTGCTGCTTTTACTGGCTGGCGGCCTGTACCTGGCCCGGCGCCGGCAGGCGGCCATCAATGGGCTGCTCTCACGCAAAAATCTGGCTATTCAGCGGCAAAAGGAAGAGCTGGACCGGCTGAACCGCAGCAAGGACATGCTGTTCTCCGTCATTTCCCACGACTTACGCTCCCCCCTCAGTTCCTTGTATACGCTCCTGAGCTTGCTCAACCTAGGCAGCGTGCCCCCCGAGCGGCTGGCAACGCACATGGACCGCCTCACCCGAACCCTAAACACCACCCTCGAACTGCTCGACAACCTGCTGAACTGGGCCATGACGCAGATGCGCGACGAAGGCGTGCAAACCCGGGTGCTGCCGCTGGAGGTAGTTGCCGCGGAGTGTGTAGCACTGCTGACGCTGGATGCCGAGCGCAAAGGCGTAGAGCTGCGCAATGAGCTGCCGCCCTGCCTGGTGCGCGCCGATGAAAACATGTGCCGGCTGATTTTGCGCAATCTGCTTAGCAACGCCATTAAGTTCACGCCGGGCGGGGGCACCGTCACGGTTTCCGGCCGGCGCCGGGGCACCGAATGGGAAATTGCGGTAACAGATACCGGTGTGGGTATTGCGCCCCCCAATCAGGAAAAGCTGCGGCAGGCTACCATCGGCTACACCACGCCCGGCACAGCCCGCGAAGAAGGCACCGGGCTGGGCTTGCGGCTATGCCAGGAATTTACGGAGCTGAACGGCGGCCGCCTCACCTTTGACAGCGTGGAAGGGCAGGGGTCGGTATTTCGGTTTACGCTGCCCGCCGCGGACCCGGAAACGGGCGTGGCCCTTAGTGCTGCCGCCGGATAA
- a CDS encoding fatty acid desaturase: MHSFTHSPRVKPAPLGYKGLGAAVLILAAWGGLLTFLLAFYQPNWRQPWPYLLVLLQTHLYTGLFITAHDAMHGVVSSNRRLNNAVGILTAGLFAFNWFPRMLPKHHAHHRHVATPDDPDFHDGQHQGFLPWFGRFAWNYVTVWQVLLMAATYNVLKVFFPQSSVIAFWMVPAVLATVQLFFFGTYLPHRGEHAPDNQHKSRSQLRRHVWAFVSCYFFGYHYEHHDQPYLPWWRLWQTK; this comes from the coding sequence ATGCACTCATTCACGCATTCGCCGCGGGTGAAACCGGCGCCACTAGGCTACAAGGGACTTGGGGCTGCTGTGTTGATTTTGGCGGCTTGGGGAGGGCTGCTCACATTTCTGTTGGCTTTCTACCAGCCCAACTGGCGGCAGCCCTGGCCGTATCTGTTGGTTTTGCTGCAGACGCATTTGTATACCGGTTTGTTTATCACGGCGCACGATGCCATGCACGGCGTGGTGAGTTCCAACCGACGCCTCAACAACGCGGTGGGCATCCTTACGGCCGGGCTGTTTGCCTTCAACTGGTTTCCGCGGATGCTGCCCAAGCACCACGCCCACCACCGCCACGTAGCCACCCCCGACGACCCCGACTTTCACGACGGGCAGCACCAAGGGTTTCTGCCGTGGTTTGGGCGCTTTGCCTGGAACTACGTCACCGTGTGGCAAGTGCTGCTGATGGCGGCCACCTACAACGTCCTGAAGGTTTTCTTTCCGCAAAGCAGCGTTATTGCCTTCTGGATGGTGCCGGCTGTTCTGGCTACGGTACAATTATTCTTTTTCGGTACGTACCTACCGCACCGGGGCGAGCATGCCCCCGACAACCAGCATAAATCCCGCAGCCAGTTGCGCCGCCACGTGTGGGCCTTCGTAAGCTGCTATTTTTTCGGGTATCATTACGAGCATCACGACCAACCTTACCTGCCATGGTGGCGCCTGTGGCAAACAAAATAG
- a CDS encoding 4-hydroxy-3-methylbut-2-enyl diphosphate reductase, which produces MPYHLSVRIDPNSGFCFGVIYAIQMAEDLLEEQGYLYCLGDIVHNDEEVQRLEGRGLRIINYDELAGLRDEAVLIRAHGEPPSTYQMALENNLTLIDASCPVVLKLQNRIKTSFDRKDQIFIYGKHGHAEVRGLLGQTGGAAVVFENLDELLSHKLPANITLYSQTTKSTDSFYRIKGELEQRGYQVNANDTICRQVSNRDKDLRRFAAQFDQIVFVSGTKSSNGKVLYQVCKETNSATHFISRTDELRAEWFQPGQSVGICGATSTPMWLMEQVRDALLQL; this is translated from the coding sequence ATGCCGTACCACCTGAGCGTCCGTATCGACCCCAACTCCGGCTTTTGCTTTGGCGTCATCTATGCTATCCAGATGGCCGAGGACTTGCTGGAAGAACAGGGCTACCTCTATTGCCTGGGCGACATTGTGCACAACGACGAGGAGGTGCAGCGGCTGGAAGGGCGCGGGCTGCGCATCATCAACTACGATGAGTTGGCCGGCCTGCGCGACGAGGCGGTGCTTATCCGGGCACATGGTGAGCCGCCGAGCACCTACCAGATGGCCCTGGAAAACAACCTGACGCTGATTGACGCCTCCTGCCCGGTGGTGCTGAAGCTGCAGAACCGCATCAAAACCAGCTTCGACCGCAAAGACCAGATTTTTATTTATGGCAAGCACGGTCATGCCGAGGTGCGCGGTCTGCTGGGCCAGACTGGCGGGGCGGCCGTGGTATTTGAGAACCTGGATGAGCTGCTGAGCCACAAGCTGCCGGCCAACATCACCCTCTACAGCCAGACCACCAAAAGCACCGATTCATTTTACCGCATCAAGGGCGAGCTGGAGCAGCGCGGCTACCAGGTAAACGCCAACGACACCATCTGCCGGCAGGTAAGCAACCGCGACAAGGACCTGCGGCGCTTTGCCGCGCAGTTCGACCAGATTGTGTTTGTATCGGGCACCAAAAGCTCCAATGGCAAGGTGCTCTACCAGGTCTGCAAGGAAACCAACTCGGCCACGCACTTTATTTCCAGAACCGACGAGTTGCGCGCTGAGTGGTTTCAGCCCGGCCAGTCGGTAGGTATTTGCGGAGCCACCAGCACGCCCATGTGGCTGATGGAGCAGGTGCGCGACGCCTTGCTTCAGCTATGA
- a CDS encoding phytoene/squalene synthase family protein, which produces MDHVALFTETSRACSKLITQRYSTSFTLGIRTLDARFHLPVYSVYGFVRWADEIVDTFHAHDKAALFADFRRQTYEALDLKISLNPVLHAFQDVVHGYGIDREFIDAFLYSMEMDLDDHSYNQSLYERYIYGSAEVVGLMCLRIFCEGNAALFDRLREPARRLGSAFQKVNFLRDIRSDYEERGRVYFPGVQYERFTDEVKCTIEADIRADFEAGYAGIVQLPRAARLGVYLAYVYYLKLFHKIRQLPAASILGERIRVPDNTKLLLLLGSYFRYRLRAI; this is translated from the coding sequence ATGGACCACGTTGCCCTGTTTACTGAAACCAGCCGGGCTTGCAGCAAGCTGATTACCCAGCGCTACAGTACCTCGTTCACGCTGGGAATCCGCACGCTGGATGCGCGGTTTCACCTGCCGGTGTATTCCGTGTATGGCTTTGTGCGCTGGGCCGATGAAATCGTGGACACCTTTCACGCCCACGACAAAGCGGCCCTGTTCGCGGATTTTCGGCGGCAGACCTACGAGGCGCTGGATCTTAAAATCAGCCTGAACCCGGTGCTGCACGCCTTCCAGGATGTGGTACACGGCTACGGCATCGACCGGGAGTTTATCGACGCCTTTCTGTACAGCATGGAAATGGACCTCGACGACCACAGCTACAACCAGTCCTTGTACGAGCGGTACATCTACGGCTCGGCCGAAGTGGTGGGGCTGATGTGCCTGCGCATCTTCTGCGAAGGAAATGCGGCGCTGTTCGACCGGCTGCGGGAGCCGGCCCGGCGGCTGGGTTCGGCCTTTCAGAAAGTGAATTTCCTGCGCGACATCCGCTCCGACTACGAGGAGCGGGGCCGCGTGTATTTCCCCGGCGTGCAGTACGAGCGGTTTACCGATGAAGTGAAGTGCACCATTGAGGCCGACATCCGGGCCGATTTCGAGGCCGGCTATGCGGGCATCGTACAGTTGCCGCGCGCGGCCCGGCTGGGCGTGTACCTGGCCTACGTGTATTACCTCAAGCTCTTCCATAAAATCCGGCAGCTGCCGGCAGCCAGCATCCTGGGCGAGCGAATCCGCGTACCCGACAATACCAAGCTGCTGTTGCTGCTCGGTTCGTACTTTCGCTACCGCCTCCGGGCTATCTAG